From the genome of Mustela lutreola isolate mMusLut2 chromosome 16, mMusLut2.pri, whole genome shotgun sequence, one region includes:
- the LOC131817917 gene encoding carcinoembryonic antigen-related cell adhesion molecule 21-like isoform X6, with product MEPPLVLPRGGRVPWQDLLLAVSLLTLWNPPTTAQVTVESVPPSATEGKDVLLQIHNLPRDTGRFNWYKGATTEENHRIVSYVVDTQKTILGPAHSGRETVYPKGSLLFRNITLKDTGVYILQIINRTYDTAEITGQVRVFKPLAQPALHASNTTVTEDKDSVALTCSTNNPGVSIGWLFNGQSLKLMERMTLTQDNSTLTIRPVRKEDAGNYQCEVSNPGDSRKSDPVMLAVSYEGSTTGFPVGSIIGFVAGVLFGLALATALGYLLLCTRTGRASGWCDLRELCCPASTPRQVPASSNKSQDSLPGPTTAIPIYQIHRFWA from the exons ATGGAGCCCCCTTTGGTCCTTCCCCGAGGAGGACGGGTCCCCTGGCAGGACCTCCTGCTGGCAG TCTCGCTCTTAACCCTCTGGAACCCGCCCACCACTGCCCAAGTCACTGTGGAGTCCGTGCCGCCCAGTGCTACCGAAGGGAAGGACGTCCTTCTGCAAATCCACAATCTGCCTAGGGATACTGGACGCTTCAACTGGTACAAAGGGGCCACAACAGAGGAGAACCATCGTATTGTAtcatatgtagtagatacacaaaaaacTATTCTAGGACCTGCACACAGCGGCAGAGAGACAGTGTACCCCAAGGGATCCCTGCTCTTCCGGAACATCACCCTGAAGGACACAGGAGTCTACATCCTACAAATCATAAATAGAACTTATGACACGGCAGAAATAACTGGACAGGTCCGCGTATTCA AGCCGTTGGCCCAGCCCGCTCTCCATGCCAGCAACACCACAGTCACAGAAGACAAGGACTCTGTGGCCCTGACCTGCTCCACAAATAACCCTGGGGTCTCTATCGGGTGGCTCTTCAATGGCCAGAGTCTAAAGCTCATGGAGAGGATGACACTGACCCAGGACAACAGCACCCTCACCATACGCCCTGTCAGGAAGGAGGATGCCGGGAATTACCAGTGTGAGGTCTCCAACCCAGGCGATTCCAGGAAAAGTGACCCTGTGATGCTGGCTGTGAGCT atgAAGGAAGCACCACAGGCTTCCCTGTGGGGTCCATCATTGGCTTTGTAGCCGGGGTCCTTTTTGGACTGGCACTGGCAACTGCCCTAGGCTATCTCCTGCTCTGCACAAGGACTGGAAG GGCCAGTGGCTGGTGTGACCTCAGAGAGCTCTGCTGCCCAGCATCCACCCCCC GGCAGGTTCCAGCCAGCAGCAACAAATCGCAG GACTCCCTGCCCGGCCCCACAACAGCCATTCCTATCTACCAG ATTCACAGATTCTGGGCCTGA
- the LOC131817917 gene encoding carcinoembryonic antigen-related cell adhesion molecule 21-like isoform X5: MEPPLVLPRGGRVPWQDLLLAVSLLTLWNPPTTAQVTVESVPPSATEGKDVLLQIHNLPRDTGRFNWYKGATTEENHRIVSYVVDTQKTILGPAHSGRETVYPKGSLLFRNITLKDTGVYILQIINRTYDTAEITGQVRVFKPLAQPALHASNTTVTEDKDSVALTCSTNNPGVSIGWLFNGQSLKLMERMTLTQDNSTLTIRPVRKEDAGNYQCEVSNPGDSRKSDPVMLAVSWPVAGVTSESSAAQHPPPGRFQPAATNRRTPCPAPQQPFLSTRFTDSGPEDRNISEGPLFHSLQALYHSPQGLVHHLPSLPTAGGSLDLVI; this comes from the exons ATGGAGCCCCCTTTGGTCCTTCCCCGAGGAGGACGGGTCCCCTGGCAGGACCTCCTGCTGGCAG TCTCGCTCTTAACCCTCTGGAACCCGCCCACCACTGCCCAAGTCACTGTGGAGTCCGTGCCGCCCAGTGCTACCGAAGGGAAGGACGTCCTTCTGCAAATCCACAATCTGCCTAGGGATACTGGACGCTTCAACTGGTACAAAGGGGCCACAACAGAGGAGAACCATCGTATTGTAtcatatgtagtagatacacaaaaaacTATTCTAGGACCTGCACACAGCGGCAGAGAGACAGTGTACCCCAAGGGATCCCTGCTCTTCCGGAACATCACCCTGAAGGACACAGGAGTCTACATCCTACAAATCATAAATAGAACTTATGACACGGCAGAAATAACTGGACAGGTCCGCGTATTCA AGCCGTTGGCCCAGCCCGCTCTCCATGCCAGCAACACCACAGTCACAGAAGACAAGGACTCTGTGGCCCTGACCTGCTCCACAAATAACCCTGGGGTCTCTATCGGGTGGCTCTTCAATGGCCAGAGTCTAAAGCTCATGGAGAGGATGACACTGACCCAGGACAACAGCACCCTCACCATACGCCCTGTCAGGAAGGAGGATGCCGGGAATTACCAGTGTGAGGTCTCCAACCCAGGCGATTCCAGGAAAAGTGACCCTGTGATGCTGGCTGTGAGCT GGCCAGTGGCTGGTGTGACCTCAGAGAGCTCTGCTGCCCAGCATCCACCCCCC GGCAGGTTCCAGCCAGCAGCAACAAATCGCAG GACTCCCTGCCCGGCCCCACAACAGCCATTCCTATCTACCAG ATTCACAGATTCTGGGCCTGAGGATAGAAACATCTCTGAGGGGCCCTTGTTCCACAGCCTTCAAGCCCTCTATCACAGCCCTCAAGGCCTTGTTCATCACCTTCCTTCACTACCAACTGCTGGGGGCAGCCTGGACTTGGTCATCTAA
- the LOC131817917 gene encoding carcinoembryonic antigen-related cell adhesion molecule 21-like isoform X8, with translation MEPPLVLPRGGRVPWQDLLLAEPLAQPALHASNTTVTEDKDSVALTCSTNNPGVSIGWLFNGQSLKLMERMTLTQDNSTLTIRPVRKEDAGNYQCEVSNPGDSRKSDPVMLAVSYEGSTTGFPVGSIIGFVAGVLFGLALATALGYLLLCTRTGRASGWCDLRELCCPASTPRSSQQQQIAGLPARPHNSHSYLPDSQILGLRIETSLRGPCSTAFKPSITALKALFITFLHYQLLGAAWTWSSNCGATSCSDVYSTLRALSDGDRGQCTLREALSISC, from the exons ATGGAGCCCCCTTTGGTCCTTCCCCGAGGAGGACGGGTCCCCTGGCAGGACCTCCTGCTGGCAG AGCCGTTGGCCCAGCCCGCTCTCCATGCCAGCAACACCACAGTCACAGAAGACAAGGACTCTGTGGCCCTGACCTGCTCCACAAATAACCCTGGGGTCTCTATCGGGTGGCTCTTCAATGGCCAGAGTCTAAAGCTCATGGAGAGGATGACACTGACCCAGGACAACAGCACCCTCACCATACGCCCTGTCAGGAAGGAGGATGCCGGGAATTACCAGTGTGAGGTCTCCAACCCAGGCGATTCCAGGAAAAGTGACCCTGTGATGCTGGCTGTGAGCT atgAAGGAAGCACCACAGGCTTCCCTGTGGGGTCCATCATTGGCTTTGTAGCCGGGGTCCTTTTTGGACTGGCACTGGCAACTGCCCTAGGCTATCTCCTGCTCTGCACAAGGACTGGAAG GGCCAGTGGCTGGTGTGACCTCAGAGAGCTCTGCTGCCCAGCATCCACCCCCC GTTCCAGCCAGCAGCAACAAATCGCAG GACTCCCTGCCCGGCCCCACAACAGCCATTCCTATCTACCAG ATTCACAGATTCTGGGCCTGAGGATAGAAACATCTCTGAGGGGCCCTTGTTCCACAGCCTTCAAGCCCTCTATCACAGCCCTCAAGGCCTTGTTCATCACCTTCCTTCACTACCAACTGCTGGGGGCAGCCTGGACTTGGTCATCTAACTGTGGAGCCACTTCCTGCAGTGATGTCTACAGCACCCTCAGGGCCCTGAGCGATGGAGACAGAGGCCAGTGCACACTCCGTGAAGCCCTCTCCATCTCTTGTTAG
- the LOC131817917 gene encoding carcinoembryonic antigen-related cell adhesion molecule 4-like isoform X7, with protein sequence MEPPLVLPRGGRVPWQDLLLAVSLLTLWNPPTTAQVTVESVPPSATEGKDVLLQIHNLPRDTGRFNWYKGATTEENHRIVSYVVDTQKTILGPAHSGRETVYPKGSLLFRNITLKDTGVYILQIINRTYDTAEITGQVRVFKPLAQPALHASNTTVTEDKDSVALTCSTNNPGVSIGWLFNGQSLKLMERMTLTQDNSTLTIRPVRKEDAGNYQCEVSNPGDSRKSDPVMLAVSWPVAGVTSESSAAQHPPPVPASSNKSQDSLPGPTTAIPIYQELRHPDTNTYCQINHKAEMSS encoded by the exons ATGGAGCCCCCTTTGGTCCTTCCCCGAGGAGGACGGGTCCCCTGGCAGGACCTCCTGCTGGCAG TCTCGCTCTTAACCCTCTGGAACCCGCCCACCACTGCCCAAGTCACTGTGGAGTCCGTGCCGCCCAGTGCTACCGAAGGGAAGGACGTCCTTCTGCAAATCCACAATCTGCCTAGGGATACTGGACGCTTCAACTGGTACAAAGGGGCCACAACAGAGGAGAACCATCGTATTGTAtcatatgtagtagatacacaaaaaacTATTCTAGGACCTGCACACAGCGGCAGAGAGACAGTGTACCCCAAGGGATCCCTGCTCTTCCGGAACATCACCCTGAAGGACACAGGAGTCTACATCCTACAAATCATAAATAGAACTTATGACACGGCAGAAATAACTGGACAGGTCCGCGTATTCA AGCCGTTGGCCCAGCCCGCTCTCCATGCCAGCAACACCACAGTCACAGAAGACAAGGACTCTGTGGCCCTGACCTGCTCCACAAATAACCCTGGGGTCTCTATCGGGTGGCTCTTCAATGGCCAGAGTCTAAAGCTCATGGAGAGGATGACACTGACCCAGGACAACAGCACCCTCACCATACGCCCTGTCAGGAAGGAGGATGCCGGGAATTACCAGTGTGAGGTCTCCAACCCAGGCGATTCCAGGAAAAGTGACCCTGTGATGCTGGCTGTGAGCT GGCCAGTGGCTGGTGTGACCTCAGAGAGCTCTGCTGCCCAGCATCCACCCCCC GTTCCAGCCAGCAGCAACAAATCGCAG GACTCCCTGCCCGGCCCCACAACAGCCATTCCTATCTACCAG GAATTACGACACCCAGACACAAACACATACTGCCAGATCAACCACAAAGCAGAAATGTCTTCTTAG
- the LOC131817917 gene encoding carcinoembryonic antigen-related cell adhesion molecule 21-like isoform X3, which translates to MEPPLVLPRGGRVPWQDLLLAVSLLTLWNPPTTAQVTVESVPPSATEGKDVLLQIHNLPRDTGRFNWYKGATTEENHRIVSYVVDTQKTILGPAHSGRETVYPKGSLLFRNITLKDTGVYILQIINRTYDTAEITGQVRVFKPLAQPALHASNTTVTEDKDSVALTCSTNNPGVSIGWLFNGQSLKLMERMTLTQDNSTLTIRPVRKEDAGNYQCEVSNPGDSRKSDPVMLAVSYEGSTTGFPVGSIIGFVAGVLFGLALATALGYLLLCTRTGRASGWCDLRELCCPASTPRQVPASSNKSQDSLPGPTTAIPIYQELRHPDTNTYCQINHKAEMSS; encoded by the exons ATGGAGCCCCCTTTGGTCCTTCCCCGAGGAGGACGGGTCCCCTGGCAGGACCTCCTGCTGGCAG TCTCGCTCTTAACCCTCTGGAACCCGCCCACCACTGCCCAAGTCACTGTGGAGTCCGTGCCGCCCAGTGCTACCGAAGGGAAGGACGTCCTTCTGCAAATCCACAATCTGCCTAGGGATACTGGACGCTTCAACTGGTACAAAGGGGCCACAACAGAGGAGAACCATCGTATTGTAtcatatgtagtagatacacaaaaaacTATTCTAGGACCTGCACACAGCGGCAGAGAGACAGTGTACCCCAAGGGATCCCTGCTCTTCCGGAACATCACCCTGAAGGACACAGGAGTCTACATCCTACAAATCATAAATAGAACTTATGACACGGCAGAAATAACTGGACAGGTCCGCGTATTCA AGCCGTTGGCCCAGCCCGCTCTCCATGCCAGCAACACCACAGTCACAGAAGACAAGGACTCTGTGGCCCTGACCTGCTCCACAAATAACCCTGGGGTCTCTATCGGGTGGCTCTTCAATGGCCAGAGTCTAAAGCTCATGGAGAGGATGACACTGACCCAGGACAACAGCACCCTCACCATACGCCCTGTCAGGAAGGAGGATGCCGGGAATTACCAGTGTGAGGTCTCCAACCCAGGCGATTCCAGGAAAAGTGACCCTGTGATGCTGGCTGTGAGCT atgAAGGAAGCACCACAGGCTTCCCTGTGGGGTCCATCATTGGCTTTGTAGCCGGGGTCCTTTTTGGACTGGCACTGGCAACTGCCCTAGGCTATCTCCTGCTCTGCACAAGGACTGGAAG GGCCAGTGGCTGGTGTGACCTCAGAGAGCTCTGCTGCCCAGCATCCACCCCCC GGCAGGTTCCAGCCAGCAGCAACAAATCGCAG GACTCCCTGCCCGGCCCCACAACAGCCATTCCTATCTACCAG GAATTACGACACCCAGACACAAACACATACTGCCAGATCAACCACAAAGCAGAAATGTCTTCTTAG
- the LOC131817917 gene encoding carcinoembryonic antigen-related cell adhesion molecule 21-like isoform X1 produces MEPPLVLPRGGRVPWQDLLLAVSLLTLWNPPTTAQVTVESVPPSATEGKDVLLQIHNLPRDTGRFNWYKGATTEENHRIVSYVVDTQKTILGPAHSGRETVYPKGSLLFRNITLKDTGVYILQIINRTYDTAEITGQVRVFKPLAQPALHASNTTVTEDKDSVALTCSTNNPGVSIGWLFNGQSLKLMERMTLTQDNSTLTIRPVRKEDAGNYQCEVSNPGDSRKSDPVMLAVSYEGSTTGFPVGSIIGFVAGVLFGLALATALGYLLLCTRTGRASGWCDLRELCCPASTPRSSQQQQIAGLPARPHNSHSYLPDSQILGLRIETSLRGPCSTAFKPSITALKALFITFLHYQLLGAAWTWSSNCGATSCSDVYSTLRALSDGDRGQCTLREALSISC; encoded by the exons ATGGAGCCCCCTTTGGTCCTTCCCCGAGGAGGACGGGTCCCCTGGCAGGACCTCCTGCTGGCAG TCTCGCTCTTAACCCTCTGGAACCCGCCCACCACTGCCCAAGTCACTGTGGAGTCCGTGCCGCCCAGTGCTACCGAAGGGAAGGACGTCCTTCTGCAAATCCACAATCTGCCTAGGGATACTGGACGCTTCAACTGGTACAAAGGGGCCACAACAGAGGAGAACCATCGTATTGTAtcatatgtagtagatacacaaaaaacTATTCTAGGACCTGCACACAGCGGCAGAGAGACAGTGTACCCCAAGGGATCCCTGCTCTTCCGGAACATCACCCTGAAGGACACAGGAGTCTACATCCTACAAATCATAAATAGAACTTATGACACGGCAGAAATAACTGGACAGGTCCGCGTATTCA AGCCGTTGGCCCAGCCCGCTCTCCATGCCAGCAACACCACAGTCACAGAAGACAAGGACTCTGTGGCCCTGACCTGCTCCACAAATAACCCTGGGGTCTCTATCGGGTGGCTCTTCAATGGCCAGAGTCTAAAGCTCATGGAGAGGATGACACTGACCCAGGACAACAGCACCCTCACCATACGCCCTGTCAGGAAGGAGGATGCCGGGAATTACCAGTGTGAGGTCTCCAACCCAGGCGATTCCAGGAAAAGTGACCCTGTGATGCTGGCTGTGAGCT atgAAGGAAGCACCACAGGCTTCCCTGTGGGGTCCATCATTGGCTTTGTAGCCGGGGTCCTTTTTGGACTGGCACTGGCAACTGCCCTAGGCTATCTCCTGCTCTGCACAAGGACTGGAAG GGCCAGTGGCTGGTGTGACCTCAGAGAGCTCTGCTGCCCAGCATCCACCCCCC GTTCCAGCCAGCAGCAACAAATCGCAG GACTCCCTGCCCGGCCCCACAACAGCCATTCCTATCTACCAG ATTCACAGATTCTGGGCCTGAGGATAGAAACATCTCTGAGGGGCCCTTGTTCCACAGCCTTCAAGCCCTCTATCACAGCCCTCAAGGCCTTGTTCATCACCTTCCTTCACTACCAACTGCTGGGGGCAGCCTGGACTTGGTCATCTAACTGTGGAGCCACTTCCTGCAGTGATGTCTACAGCACCCTCAGGGCCCTGAGCGATGGAGACAGAGGCCAGTGCACACTCCGTGAAGCCCTCTCCATCTCTTGTTAG
- the LOC131817917 gene encoding carcinoembryonic antigen-related cell adhesion molecule 21-like isoform X2: MEPPLVLPRGGRVPWQDLLLAVSLLTLWNPPTTAQVTVESVPPSATEGKDVLLQIHNLPRDTGRFNWYKGATTEENHRIVSYVVDTQKTILGPAHSGRETVYPKGSLLFRNITLKDTGVYILQIINRTYDTAEITGQVRVFKPLAQPALHASNTTVTEDKDSVALTCSTNNPGVSIGWLFNGQSLKLMERMTLTQDNSTLTIRPVRKEDAGNYQCEVSNPGDSRKSDPVMLAVSYEGSTTGFPVGSIIGFVAGVLFGLALATALGYLLLCTRTGRASGWCDLRELCCPASTPRSSQQQQIAGLPARPHNSHSYLPGITTPRHKHILPDQPQSRNVFLVSPGPGSR, translated from the exons ATGGAGCCCCCTTTGGTCCTTCCCCGAGGAGGACGGGTCCCCTGGCAGGACCTCCTGCTGGCAG TCTCGCTCTTAACCCTCTGGAACCCGCCCACCACTGCCCAAGTCACTGTGGAGTCCGTGCCGCCCAGTGCTACCGAAGGGAAGGACGTCCTTCTGCAAATCCACAATCTGCCTAGGGATACTGGACGCTTCAACTGGTACAAAGGGGCCACAACAGAGGAGAACCATCGTATTGTAtcatatgtagtagatacacaaaaaacTATTCTAGGACCTGCACACAGCGGCAGAGAGACAGTGTACCCCAAGGGATCCCTGCTCTTCCGGAACATCACCCTGAAGGACACAGGAGTCTACATCCTACAAATCATAAATAGAACTTATGACACGGCAGAAATAACTGGACAGGTCCGCGTATTCA AGCCGTTGGCCCAGCCCGCTCTCCATGCCAGCAACACCACAGTCACAGAAGACAAGGACTCTGTGGCCCTGACCTGCTCCACAAATAACCCTGGGGTCTCTATCGGGTGGCTCTTCAATGGCCAGAGTCTAAAGCTCATGGAGAGGATGACACTGACCCAGGACAACAGCACCCTCACCATACGCCCTGTCAGGAAGGAGGATGCCGGGAATTACCAGTGTGAGGTCTCCAACCCAGGCGATTCCAGGAAAAGTGACCCTGTGATGCTGGCTGTGAGCT atgAAGGAAGCACCACAGGCTTCCCTGTGGGGTCCATCATTGGCTTTGTAGCCGGGGTCCTTTTTGGACTGGCACTGGCAACTGCCCTAGGCTATCTCCTGCTCTGCACAAGGACTGGAAG GGCCAGTGGCTGGTGTGACCTCAGAGAGCTCTGCTGCCCAGCATCCACCCCCC GTTCCAGCCAGCAGCAACAAATCGCAG GACTCCCTGCCCGGCCCCACAACAGCCATTCCTATCTACCAG GAATTACGACACCCAGACACAAACACATACTGCCAGATCAACCACAAAGCAGAAATGTCTTCTTAGTTTCCCCAGGGCCTGGGAGCCGCTGA
- the LOC131817917 gene encoding carcinoembryonic antigen-related cell adhesion molecule 21-like isoform X4 produces the protein MEPPLVLPRGGRVPWQDLLLAVSLLTLWNPPTTAQVTVESVPPSATEGKDVLLQIHNLPRDTGRFNWYKGATTEENHRIVSYVVDTQKTILGPAHSGRETVYPKGSLLFRNITLKDTGVYILQIINRTYDTAEITGQVRVFKPLAQPALHASNTTVTEDKDSVALTCSTNNPGVSIGWLFNGQSLKLMERMTLTQDNSTLTIRPVRKEDAGNYQCEVSNPGDSRKSDPVMLAVSWPVAGVTSESSAAQHPPPGRFQPAATNRRTPCPAPQQPFLSTRNYDTQTQTHTARSTTKQKCLLSFPRAWEPLRPRTLGGVRSHSLCQRTSTRP, from the exons ATGGAGCCCCCTTTGGTCCTTCCCCGAGGAGGACGGGTCCCCTGGCAGGACCTCCTGCTGGCAG TCTCGCTCTTAACCCTCTGGAACCCGCCCACCACTGCCCAAGTCACTGTGGAGTCCGTGCCGCCCAGTGCTACCGAAGGGAAGGACGTCCTTCTGCAAATCCACAATCTGCCTAGGGATACTGGACGCTTCAACTGGTACAAAGGGGCCACAACAGAGGAGAACCATCGTATTGTAtcatatgtagtagatacacaaaaaacTATTCTAGGACCTGCACACAGCGGCAGAGAGACAGTGTACCCCAAGGGATCCCTGCTCTTCCGGAACATCACCCTGAAGGACACAGGAGTCTACATCCTACAAATCATAAATAGAACTTATGACACGGCAGAAATAACTGGACAGGTCCGCGTATTCA AGCCGTTGGCCCAGCCCGCTCTCCATGCCAGCAACACCACAGTCACAGAAGACAAGGACTCTGTGGCCCTGACCTGCTCCACAAATAACCCTGGGGTCTCTATCGGGTGGCTCTTCAATGGCCAGAGTCTAAAGCTCATGGAGAGGATGACACTGACCCAGGACAACAGCACCCTCACCATACGCCCTGTCAGGAAGGAGGATGCCGGGAATTACCAGTGTGAGGTCTCCAACCCAGGCGATTCCAGGAAAAGTGACCCTGTGATGCTGGCTGTGAGCT GGCCAGTGGCTGGTGTGACCTCAGAGAGCTCTGCTGCCCAGCATCCACCCCCC GGCAGGTTCCAGCCAGCAGCAACAAATCGCAG GACTCCCTGCCCGGCCCCACAACAGCCATTCCTATCTACCAG GAATTACGACACCCAGACACAAACACATACTGCCAGATCAACCACAAAGCAGAAATGTCTTCTTAGTTTCCCCAGGGCCTGGGAGCCGCTGAGACCCAGGACTCTAGGTGGGGTCAGGAGCCACAGCCTGTGCCAGAGAACCAGCACTAGGCCCTGA
- the LYPD4 gene encoding ly6/PLAUR domain-containing protein 4, translating into MGPQHFSPVHLFCLLGAISTVPRAVALLCYEATSSLFRAVSLHDWKWLLMRSMVCKLSEGCEETLVFIETGTRRGVVGFKGCSPASSYPQQVSYLVSPPGLSIASYSRVCRTYLCNNLTNLDPFVKLKARTPKSTAFSPHSCPTCVGEHSKDCLPNFVTTDSCPYDASQCYSSTLKFQAGLLNTTFLLLGCARGHHKLLENYHHIGNIRVTEVLNILQKAQIAGAEPSSWNPAWSLLSGLLLAFRD; encoded by the exons ATGGGACCCCAGCACTTCAGCCCTGTGCATCTCTTCTGCCTCCTAGGGGCCATCTCCACTGTGCCTC GGGCTGTGGCTCTTTTATGCTATGAAGCAACGTCCTCACTCTTCAGAGCTGTTTCTCTTCATGACTGGAAGTGGCTTCTGATGAGGAGCATGGTGTGTAAGCTGAGTGAGGGATGTGAGGAGACACTGGTGTTCATCGAGACAG GGACCAGAAGGGGAGTTGTGGGTTTTAAGGGCTGCAGCCCAGCCTCATCTTACCCCCAGCAAGTCTCCTACCTTGTTTCGCCGCCTGGATTGTCCATTGCCTCCTACAGCCGCGTCTGCCGGACATATCTCTGCAATAACCTCACCAACTTGGATCCTTTTGTGAAACTCAAGGCCAGAACTCCTAAGTCTACAGCATTTTCTCCCCATAGTTGCCCAACCTGTGTGGGCGAGCACTCCAAGGATTGCCTCCCAAATTTTGTCACCACTGATTCCTGTCCCTACGACGCCTCTCAGTGTTATAGTTCCACCTTAAAATTTCAGGCAG GCTTACTCAATACCACCTTCCTCCTCTTGGGCTGTGCTCGTGGACACCACAAACTTTTAGAAAATTATCACCATATTGGGAACATCAGAGTGACCGAGGTCCTCAACATCTTACAGAAGGCCCAGATTGCTGGCGCAGAGCCCTCCAGTTGGAATCCTGCTTGGAGCCTCCTTTCAGGACTTCTGCTGGCCTTCAGGGACTGA
- the DMRTC2 gene encoding doublesex- and mab-3-related transcription factor C2, with protein sequence MHEISCWEWVKAPQALGAVTTRSMEAKEMPAVVHLCASDSAPGGETRAPPGTELIPRRAVSRSPTCARCRNHGVTAHLKGHKRLCLFQACECHKCVLILERRRVMAAQVALRRQQEAQLKRHLAQGLMRRAAAPPKTPSHVKKGATQPGVPAEKENIAPQPQMPHGAVPLALTPPGKDNSQGPLLLSRPPEALPLSWTPMPPGPWAPGHWLPPGLSMPPPVVCRLLCQEPTVPLHPFPGFDPGTSLRLPTHGLLPTCPGSRPILTTPLSGESQGPSALPRACSTLILQPCGTPDPLLLQPQAPGASRLTWTSAPSERQLQREAAEALVGLKDSSQAPRLTSSVPPNPPWISLLHPCGPPAPAGGRGFQPVGPSLRPSPAPSVALHIGRLGSISLLS encoded by the exons ATGCATGAGATCAGTTGCTGGGAATGGGTAAAGGCCCCCCAAGCGCTGGGCGCAGTGACCACCAG ATCCATGGAAGCTAAAGAAATGCCCGCTGTTGTCCACCTCTGTGCCTCCGACTCTGCCCCAGGGGGTGAGACCAGAGCCCCCCCAGGCACGGAGCTTATCCCCAGGAGAGCTGTCAGTCGCTCTCCCACCTGTGCCCGCTGCCGAAACCACGGCGTCACTGCCCACTTGAAGGGCCATAAGCGCCTGTGCCTCTTTCAGGCTTGCGAGTGTCATAAATGTGTCCTCATCTT GGAGCGCCGGAGGGTCATGGCTGCCCAGGTGGCCTTGCGTAGGCAACAGGAAGCACAGCTAAAGAGGCATCTGGCTCAGGGACTGATGAGGAGAGCTGCAGCTCCTCCCAAAACTCCCAGCCATGTCAAGAAGGGAGCCACTCAACCTGGGGTCCCCG CTGAAAAGGAAAACATAGCACCCCAGCCTCAGATGCCCCATGGGGCAGTCCCACTGGCACTGACGCCCCCTGGGAAG GATAACTCCCAAGGGCCTCTGCTGCTCAGTCGTCCCCCAGAAGCCTTGCCTTTGTCCTGGACTCCAATGCCTCCAGGCCCTTGGGCTCCTGGACACTGGCTGCCTCCAGGACTTTCCATGCCACCACCAGTGGTATGCCGCTTGCTATGCCAAGAACCTACTGTCCCTCTGCATCCCTTTCCTG GCTTTGACCCTGGCACTTCCCTCCGGCTGCCCACTCATGGGCTCCTCCCAACCTGCCCAGGATCTCGCCCGATACTGACGACTCCCCTTTCTGGAGAATCCCAAgggccctctgccctgccccgcGC ATGCTCAACTCTGATACTCCAGCCCTGTGGCACCCCAGACCCTCTTCTGCTGCAGCCACAG gCCCCTGGAGCTTCTCGCCTGACCTGGACTTCTGCACCCTCAGAGAGGCAGCTGCAGCGGGAGGCAGCTGAGGCTCTTGTGGGTCTGAAAGACTCTTCCCAGGCTCCCCGCCTGACCTCCTCTGTTCCTCCCAATCCTCCTTGGATCTCCCTGCTCCACCCCTGTGGCCCACCAG